From the Oryza glaberrima chromosome 5, OglaRS2, whole genome shotgun sequence genome, one window contains:
- the LOC127773381 gene encoding urease accessory protein G yields the protein MASHDHDHHHHHHHSHDDGDHHHSHHQDGSHGGGGGSWVGEDGRVWHSHDGLAPHSHEPIYSPGDFSKRAPPLISRRFAERAFTVGIGGPVGTGKTALMLALCRSLREKYSLAAVTNDIFTKEDGEFLIKHGALPEERIRAVETGGCPHAAIREDISINLGPLEELSNLYKADFLLCESGGDNLAANFSRELADYIIYIIDVSGGDKIPRKGGPGITQADLLIINKTDLAPAVGADLAVMERDALRMREGGPFVFAQVKHGVGVEEIVNHILQAWEIATGNKRR from the exons ATGGCGTCTCACGaccacgaccaccaccaccaccaccaccacagccacgacgacggcgaccaccaccatTCCCACCACCA GGAcggcagccatggcggcggcggcggctcgtggGTCGGGGAGGACGGGCGCGTGTGGCACTCGCACGACGGCCTCGCGCCGCACTCCCACGAGCCCATCTACTCCCCCGGCGACTTCTCCaagcgcgcgccgccgctcatctCGCGGCGCTTCGCGGAACGCGCCTTCACCGTCGGCATCGGTGGCCCCGTCGGCACTGG GAAAACTGCCCTGATGCTAGCACTTTGCAGGTCCCTGCGTGAAAAATATAGTCTCGCAGCG GTTACAAATGATATATTCACAAAAGAGGATGGAGAATTCTTGATCAAACATGGAGCACTGCCTGAAGAGCGCATCCGTGCAGTCGAAACTGGAGGCTGCCCTCACGCTGCAATACGTGAGGACATCAGCATAAATCTAGGTCCTCTGGAAGAACTATCAAACTTGTACAAAGCTGATTTCCTCCTCTGTGAATCTGGAGGAG ATAACTTGGCTGCCAACTTCAGCAGGGAACTGGCAGACTACATAATCTACATCATCGATGTTTCTGGTGGGGACAAAATACCAAGAAAAGGTGGCCCTGGGATAACCCAAGCAGATCTTTTG ATAATAAACAAGACAGACCTTGCACCAGCAGTTGGAGCTGACCTGGCTGTAATGGAACGAGATGCGCTTCGCATGCGGGAAGGAGGGCCTTTTGTCTTTGCACAG GTGAAACATGGAGTCGGCGTGGAGGAAATTGTGAACCACATCCTGCAAGCTTGGGAGATCGCCACCGGCAACAAGCGTCGATAG
- the LOC127773385 gene encoding uncharacterized protein LOC127773385: protein MEVDMAAFGFPAPVRPGATRVGWVGIGVMGGAMAARLLAAGFAVTAYARTPAKAEALVAAGASLAGSPAAVAAACDVVFTMVGNPGDVRAVVLDAASGVLAGLRPGGVLVDCTSSSPSLAREVAAAARAAGCYAVDSPVSGGDVGARDGALALLAGGDEAVVSWLAPLFAHLGRPTYMGPPGSGQSSKIANQIAVAGAVVGASEALAFANAAGLDAPLFLDAVSKGAAGSRVMDIFGERMLRREFASGGSVKYIIKDLGMALETEEGPEGAKALPGAAMFQQMFSAMAANGDGDLSLQGLITVVERLNGIRNACMMQSYLFPSKKHFSRGATMAAAGSLGLLQAPSSFTAAAASRPASRRAPRALFAVRASAAADATKDAVLKAFREKRALKIISGLQNFDRSSVASVVSAADKGGATHVDIACDQDLVKLALELTSLPICVSSVDPSAFRSAVEAGAKMIEIGNYDSFYDTGIEFSSEKILKLTKETREMLPDITLSVTVPHTLSLLDQVRLAELLQEEGADIIQTEGGKCSSPTKPGVLGLIEKATPTLAAAYSISRAVTIPVMCASGLSSVTAPMAVTAGAAGVGVGSAVNKLNDIVAMVAEVKSIAEALGLPSRNVSSNLRTVHH from the exons ATGGAGGTGGACATGGCGGCGTTTGGGTTCCCTGCTCCGGTGAGGCCGGGGGCGACGCGGGTGGGGTGGGTGGGCATCGGCGTCATGGGTGGCGCCAtggccgcgcgcctcctcgccgctggGTTCGCGGTGACCGCGTACGCGCGGACGCCGGCCAAGGCGGAGGCCCTAGTCGCTGCCGGCGCGAGCCTCGCGGGCTCCCCGGCTGCCGTGGCCGCGGCGTGTGACGTGGTGTTCACCATGGTGGGAAACCCCGGCGACGtccgcgccgtcgtcctcgacgCGGCCTCCGGTGTCCTCGCTGGCCTCCGCCCCGGCGGCGTCCTCGTGGACTGTACtagctcctccccttccctcgcccgcgaggtcgcggcggcggcgcgcgcggctggGTGCTACGCCGTCGACTCCCCGgtctccggcggcgacgtcggcgcgcgcgacggcgcgctcgccctcctcgccggtgGCGACGAGGCGGTGGTGAGCTGGCTCGCGCCGCTCTTCGCCCACCTCGGCAGGCCGACCTACATGGGCCCGCCCGGCAGCGGCCAGAGCAGCAAGATCGCGAACCAGATCGCGGTGGCCGGGGCGGTGGTCGGTGCCAGCGAGGCGCTGGCGTTCGCCAACGCGGCGGGGCTCGACGCGCCGCTGTTCCTCGACGCGGTGTCCAAGGGCGCGGCGGGTTCGCGCGTCATGGACATCTTCGGCGAGCGCATGCTGCGCCGTGAGTTCGCGTCCGGTGGCTCCGTGAAGTACATCATCAAGGACCTTGGCATGGCGCTGGAGACCGAGGAGGGGCCGGAGGGGGCCAAGGCGCTGCCAGGGGCGGCGATGTTCCAGCAGATGTTCTCCGCGAtggcggcgaacggcgacggcgacctgaGCCTCCAGGGATTGATCACCGTAGTCGAACGCCTGAACGGCATTCGCAA TGCGTGCATGA TGCAATCTTATCTCTTTCCCTCCAAGAAACACTTCAGCAGAGGAGCAACAATGGCGGCGGCAGGGTCGCTGGGACTTCTCCAGGCGCCATCGTCCttcacggcggcagcggcgagccggCCGGCTTCTCGGCGAGCACCGCGAGCTCTGTTCGCCGTGAGAGCCTCGGCTGCCGCCGATGCCACCAAGGACGCCGTCCTCAAGGCCTTCCGCGAGAAGAGAGCTCTCAAG ATCATTTCAGGGCTTCAGAATTTCGACAGGAGTAGTGTTGCCTCTGTTGTCTCGGCTGCAGATAAG GGAGGTGCCACCCATGTTGATATAGCGTGTGACCAAGACTTAGTAAAGCTTGCTCTGGAGCTTACTTCCCTTCCG ATTTGTGTCTCCTCCGTAGATCCTTCAGCGTTCCGTTCTGCGGTAGAAGCTGGAGCAAAGATG ATTGAGATTGGAAACTATGATTCTTTTTATGACACAGGCATCGAATTCTCTTCTGAGAAG ATCTTAAAGCTGACCAAGGAGACAAGGGAAATGCTTCCAGATATCACACTGTCCGTAACAGTTCCACATACACTGAGCCTCCTAGATCAG GTAAGACTTGCAGAGCTACTCCAAGAGGAAGGCGCTGATATCATCCAAACTGAAGGAGGGAAGTGTTCTAGTCCAACAAAGCCTGGAGTGCTTGGATTAATTGAAAAG GCAACACCAACTTTGGCCGCTGCATACTCCATCTCTCGGGCTGTCACAATTCCAGTGATGTGTGCATCTGGGCTAAGCTCAGTGACTGCACCAATGGCAGTAACTGCAGGAGCTGCCGGTGTG GGAGTTGGTTCTGCTGTCAACAAACTTAACGACATCGTCGCAATGGTCGCTGAGGTGAAAAGTATTGCTGAAGCATTGGGTTTGCCTTCACGGAACGTGTCTAGCAACTTGAGAACAGTTCACCATTAG
- the LOC127773818 gene encoding 60S ribosomal protein L18a-like: MVAYRFHQYQVVGRALPTPGDEHPKIYRMKLWATNEVRAKSKFWYFLRKLKKVKKSNGQMLAINEIFERNPTTIKNYGIWLRYQSRTGYHNMYKEYRDTTLNGAVEQMYAEMASRHRVRFPCIQIIKTATVHFKLCKRDNTKQFHNSNIKFPLVYRKVRPPTRKLKTTFKASRPNLFM, from the exons aTGGTCGCCTACAGG TTCCATCAGTACCAGGTGGTGGGTCGCGCGCTCCCGACCCCCGGCGATGAGCACCCCAAGATCTACCGCATGAAGCTCTGGGCCACCAACGAGGTCCGCGCCAAGTCCAAGTTCTG GTACTTCCTGAGGAAGCTGAAGAAGGTGAAGAAGAGCAATGGACAGATGCTCGCCATCAACGAG ATCTTTGAGCGTAACCCTACAACGATCAAGAACTACGGCATCTGGCTGCGTTACCAGAGCAGAACAGGTTACCACAACATGTACAAGGAATACCGTGACACTACTCTGAATGGTGCTGTGGAGCAGATGTACGCCGAGATGGCCTCTCGTCACCGTGTGAGGTTCCCCTGCATTCAGATCATCAAGACCGCAACAGTTCACTTCAAGCTCTGCAAGAGGGACAACACTAAGCAGTTCCACAACTCGAATATCAAGTTCCCTCTCGTGTACCGCAAGGTCAGGCCGCCCACCAGGAAGCTGAAGACCACCTTCAAGGCATCTAGGCCGAACTTGTTCATGTGA
- the LOC127773384 gene encoding uncharacterized protein LOC127773384: MAVETDMARAAVSSETAPMSPQAEAAPRAATARRGNWLRRLIPRDYLSLSRRWKLGGGAFAAPGGGAASRRLASLSRSLRWKRRLPGFSLTLRSGSASAVVDAVAFRVMYVVEAVVLGLALSCFFLCCGCHL, encoded by the coding sequence ATGGCCGTCGAGACGGAcatggcgagggcggcggtgtcGTCCGAGACGGCGCCGATGTCGCCGCaggccgaggcggcgccgcgcgccgccacggcgcgccgCGGGAACTGGCTGCGGCGCCTCATACCGCGGGACTACCTGTCGCTCAGCCGGCGCTGGaagctgggcggcggcgccttcgccgcgcccggcggcggcgcggcgtcgaggAGGCTGGCGTCGCTGTCGCGGTCGCTCCGGTGGAAGCGGCGGCTCCCGGGGTTCTCCCTGACCCTGCGGAgcggctcggcgtcggcggtggtcgACGCGGTTGCGTTCCGCGTCATGTACGTCGTGGAGGCCGTCGTGCTCGGCCTCGCGCTCTCCTGCTTCTTCCTCTGCTGCGGCTGCCACCTCTAA
- the LOC127773382 gene encoding cytochrome b561 domain-containing protein At2g30890-like produces the protein MLLFGRKRLLAVLGSCCTILSLLTPTQCASSSPDSLNQSYKIVQPLELTPKLSLQLKLHAFLLWSSVGFLMPIGVLLIRVTSNVKSTRSIRILFYCHVASQIVAVILATAGAVLSISNFENAFNNTHQRIGLALYGFIWLQPLIGFLRPDRGMRFRSIWYLTHWLLGIAICVVGVANVYIGMHTYHERTGRSVRPWTVLLTVEVSAMAFVYLFQDRWNHVVRQQQQQEASALGDDDDDDDEQSEEHVYPANDHKEVAVVP, from the exons ATGCTACTGTTTGGAAGAAAAAGACTTCTCGCTGTGTTGGGAAGTTGTTGTACGATTCTTTCGCTTCTCACTCCAACTCAGTGTGCTTCAAGCAGCCCTGATAGTTTAAATCAGAGTTACAAGATTGTCCAGCCTTTGGAG CTCACACCCAAACTCTCCCTTCAACTCAAGCTCCATGCCTTCCTGCTCTGGTCTTCGGTTGGTTTCTTGATGCCAATAGGAGTACTGCTAATCAGAGTCACAAGCAATGTAAAAAGCACCAGGAGCATCAGGATTCTTTTCTACTGCCATGTTGCTTCACAG ATTGTTGCTGTCATTCTTGCAACTGCCGGAGCAGTGCTGTCGATAAGCAACTTCGAGAACGCCTTCAACAACACACACCAGAGAATAGGATTGGCACTGTATGGTTTCATTTGGCTTCAACCACTCATCGGATTCTTGAGACCAGACAG AGGTATGAGGTTCAGGAGCATCTGGTACTTGACCCACTGGCTTCTTGGCATCGCGATCTGCGTGGTGGGCGTCGCCAACGTCTACATCGGCATGCACACCTACCATGAGAGGACCGGGAGGAGCGTGAGGCCGTGGACGGTGCTCCTCACCGTGGAGGTGTCGGCCATGGCGTTCGTCTACCTCTTCCAGGACAGGTGGAACCACGTcgtgcggcagcagcagcagcaagaagccTCCGCActtggagacgacgacgacgacgacgacgagcagtcGGAGGAGCACGTGTACCCTGCCAATGATCACAAGGAGGTCGCCGTGGTGCCGTAG